Proteins encoded by one window of Chryseobacterium sp. POL2:
- a CDS encoding ThiF family adenylyltransferase, translated as MIDEIINEISKTENCRILSLDEIRKISHLKKNKNVIEINTDLSSESGYISVVLYLTLENAELPKLYVNEDSYELIKFIPHVNQDFSICIVEDESISFHESNLPRIATYFIHKAKEILSIKNVDKVSEFEDEFKAYWEIQYNGEKAIYEAGMVLITNDAPIKCVRFTYNFNFFTFLLYTDSEESSRLFNFFDVRKIKYYEIEAIEATYDKAVPPFDLSFTESIKLLSAEQINILRKKINKEGLDSVILFFRNNKNECYGWWYEEFIPKINPKIVKGHTYSNWEKINLPLYKNSKVRRISFSNIGKKRLDVRTAGQLIDDDKKVCIIGLGSIGSQLLHLLTKISFNQYKLVDHDLLKVENIARHQYGFSEINKFKVDIAERNILEKNPFVKVLTYNKSIVNLLNENTSFFENDDFIFIVLGITRYEIFILDYLIKNGINKPVIIIWVEAYLSGGQMIFSHPNDFSKAKQLVSNFQYRVLDEEVYLKEGSCQGTYMPYSMEHINLYLSSIFVEIYKIISRQQNYSTIFTWFGDLDFVKAKNLKLTTFAQNKESFSLHKTNI; from the coding sequence ATGATTGATGAAATTATTAATGAAATTTCCAAAACTGAAAACTGTCGCATTCTATCTTTAGATGAAATTCGTAAAATTTCACATTTAAAAAAAAATAAGAATGTTATTGAAATAAATACAGATTTATCATCTGAATCTGGGTATATTTCAGTTGTTCTATATCTGACTTTAGAAAATGCCGAGTTACCTAAATTATATGTAAACGAGGATAGCTATGAATTAATAAAATTTATTCCGCATGTAAATCAGGATTTTAGTATTTGCATTGTTGAAGATGAATCAATAAGTTTTCATGAATCAAATCTTCCTAGAATTGCAACATATTTTATTCATAAAGCAAAAGAGATTTTATCAATAAAAAATGTTGATAAAGTGTCTGAATTTGAAGATGAGTTTAAAGCTTATTGGGAAATTCAGTATAATGGAGAAAAGGCTATTTATGAAGCTGGAATGGTTTTAATTACAAATGATGCACCTATAAAATGTGTAAGATTTACTTACAATTTTAATTTTTTCACATTTTTGCTTTACACAGATTCAGAAGAATCAAGCCGTTTATTTAATTTTTTTGATGTACGGAAAATTAAATATTACGAGATAGAAGCAATAGAAGCTACATATGATAAAGCCGTACCACCTTTCGACCTGAGTTTTACAGAATCTATTAAACTCCTTTCAGCAGAACAAATTAATATTCTAAGAAAGAAGATTAATAAAGAAGGACTAGATTCTGTAATACTTTTTTTTAGGAATAATAAAAATGAATGCTATGGATGGTGGTATGAAGAATTTATTCCAAAGATAAATCCTAAAATAGTAAAAGGACATACTTATAGTAATTGGGAGAAAATTAATTTACCACTTTATAAAAATAGTAAAGTTAGAAGGATATCCTTTTCCAATATCGGCAAAAAAAGATTGGATGTAAGGACTGCCGGTCAATTAATTGATGATGATAAAAAAGTTTGTATAATAGGATTAGGAAGTATTGGTTCTCAATTGCTTCATTTATTAACTAAAATATCATTTAACCAATACAAATTAGTGGATCATGATCTCTTGAAAGTTGAAAATATTGCACGTCACCAATATGGTTTTTCCGAGATAAATAAATTTAAGGTAGATATAGCTGAAAGAAATATTTTAGAAAAAAATCCTTTTGTTAAAGTATTAACATACAATAAATCAATAGTAAACCTTTTGAATGAGAATACAAGTTTTTTTGAAAATGACGATTTTATTTTCATTGTATTAGGAATAACGAGATATGAAATTTTCATTTTGGATTATTTAATAAAAAATGGAATAAACAAGCCAGTAATAATTATTTGGGTAGAGGCATATTTATCAGGAGGTCAAATGATTTTTTCGCATCCGAATGACTTTTCTAAAGCGAAACAACTCGTTTCTAATTTTCAATATCGAGTTTTAGATGAAGAAGTATATTTGAAGGAAGGGAGTTGCCAAGGAACATATATGCCATATTCGATGGAGCATATTAATTTATATTTATCATCAATTTTTGTAGAGATTTATAAAATAATCAGCCGCCAACAAAATTATTCTACCATTTTTACATGGTTTGGAGATTTGGATTTTGTGAAAGCTAAAAATCTTAAATTGACTACTTTTGCACAAAATAAAGAATCATTTTCTTTACATAAAACTAACATCTAA
- a CDS encoding YoaK family protein: MFTHKGKTRTLKHNLNIASLLSFVAGIVNVAGFLSVQRLTTNVTGHFAFFVDEIFQLRFWQAFIFFLYIFFFFLGSFVSNFIVEIIAKKNDRLIYIIPTILESIILFSLAIFGQFLISQNPNLLVCSLLFSMGLQNSLVTKISNATVRTTHLTGLFTDLGIELSQLFFYKQKDQKDKLNSSIKLRLTIIIFFFLGGLLGGILYSNLKLYILAIAAAILITGIIYDGLKLRMIMHHRKHSDSKKNVI; the protein is encoded by the coding sequence ATGTTTACACATAAGGGAAAAACAAGGACATTAAAACATAATTTAAATATTGCTTCATTACTTTCTTTTGTTGCTGGAATTGTGAATGTAGCCGGTTTTTTATCTGTTCAACGTTTGACAACCAATGTAACTGGACATTTTGCTTTTTTTGTTGACGAAATTTTTCAACTTAGATTTTGGCAAGCATTTATCTTTTTTTTATACATTTTTTTCTTCTTTTTAGGTTCATTTGTGTCCAATTTTATAGTTGAAATTATTGCTAAAAAAAATGACAGATTAATTTATATTATTCCAACCATCCTTGAAAGTATTATACTTTTTTCTTTGGCTATTTTTGGACAATTTTTAATCTCGCAAAACCCCAACCTTCTTGTTTGCTCCTTACTTTTTTCAATGGGATTACAAAATTCATTAGTAACGAAAATATCTAATGCAACTGTTCGAACTACTCATTTGACAGGACTATTTACAGATTTGGGTATTGAACTATCACAACTATTCTTTTATAAACAAAAAGATCAAAAGGACAAACTAAATTCTTCGATTAAATTACGATTAACTATTATTATATTTTTCTTTTTGGGTGGACTTTTAGGAGGTATTCTTTATTCAAACTTGAAATTGTATATTTTAGCAATTGCTGCAGCTATTTTAATCACTGGAATAATATATGATGGACTAAAATTAAGAATGATAATGCATCATAGAAAACATAGTGACAGCAAAAAAAACGTCATATAA
- a CDS encoding SEL1-like repeat protein, whose translation MKEIETVEDLNDLLIKKYKSEDDFLLIAQVYEEGLIDENNLEIKQNFEKAFEIYLEGSHYNYCKIRVADYLSEGIGCKKDINKSIELYNELIRENLSTAAFNLSTIYRDKGDYVKVVELLYKVFEIDSIFPIELAFHYLYGLGIKKDNLKAKEIFLSIINQVDKYSVYEIEQANYQLALLSLENNEIQNAKFLLSQNDNEISNDLLNIIGR comes from the coding sequence ATGAAAGAAATTGAAACCGTTGAAGATTTGAATGATTTATTAATCAAAAAGTATAAATCTGAAGATGATTTTTTATTAATAGCACAAGTTTATGAAGAAGGTTTAATAGATGAAAATAATTTAGAAATTAAACAAAATTTCGAAAAAGCTTTTGAGATTTATTTAGAAGGTTCACATTATAATTATTGTAAAATAAGAGTTGCTGATTATCTATCAGAAGGAATAGGATGTAAAAAAGACATTAACAAATCAATTGAACTTTACAACGAATTAATCAGAGAAAATTTAAGTACTGCTGCATTTAATTTATCCACTATTTATCGTGATAAAGGTGATTATGTAAAAGTCGTCGAATTACTTTATAAAGTTTTTGAAATTGATAGCATTTTTCCGATTGAATTAGCCTTTCATTATTTATACGGATTAGGAATAAAAAAAGACAACTTGAAAGCTAAGGAAATCTTTTTATCAATTATAAATCAAGTAGATAAATATTCCGTATACGAAATCGAACAAGCGAACTATCAATTAGCATTATTATCATTAGAAAACAATGAAATTCAAAATGCAAAATTTTTACTTTCCCAAAATGATAATGAAATATCTAATGATTTATTAAACATTATTGGAAGATAA
- a CDS encoding thermonuclease family protein: MKYNEISDFIEETHVKIEEVLDGDTIKVKQEFGQISKEIRLYGLDAPEVRINRKMLEDEAKSHIPSSMLLQYGLMSLDFVLQVAPIGTRVTLLTERKHQLDFWKRQLAYVILPNGLCLNEELIKNGYAKASNNYYCQLLPKYQALNLQAKQQKQGIYQFTDVF; this comes from the coding sequence ATGAAATACAACGAAATTAGTGACTTTATAGAAGAAACTCACGTCAAAATAGAAGAAGTATTGGACGGAGACACGATAAAAGTAAAGCAGGAATTCGGGCAAATATCGAAGGAAATCCGTTTGTATGGATTAGATGCCCCAGAAGTGAGAATAAACCGTAAAATGTTGGAAGATGAAGCCAAGAGCCATATTCCAAGTTCTATGCTATTGCAATATGGTTTGATGAGTTTGGATTTTGTATTGCAAGTAGCACCAATCGGAACAAGAGTAACATTACTCACGGAAAGAAAACATCAATTGGATTTTTGGAAAAGGCAATTGGCTTATGTGATTTTGCCGAATGGTTTGTGCTTGAACGAAGAACTAATAAAAAATGGATATGCAAAAGCTAGTAATAATTATTACTGTCAACTACTTCCTAAATATCAAGCGTTAAACCTACAAGCTAAACAGCAAAAGCAGGGAATCTACCAATTTACTGATGTTTTCTAA
- a CDS encoding type II toxin-antitoxin system RelE/ParE family toxin — MEQNEKVQEKIEYVFKLVRTVQNVPKKFLQHMAETDGLYEIRIEFESNIYRIFCCFDKGNLVVLFNAFQKKTQKTPKKEIELALKLKNKYLNSKK; from the coding sequence TTGGAACAAAACGAAAAAGTTCAAGAGAAAATTGAATATGTTTTTAAACTTGTCAGAACAGTTCAAAATGTTCCGAAGAAGTTTTTGCAACATATGGCAGAAACAGACGGACTTTACGAAATTCGAATTGAGTTTGAAAGTAATATTTATAGAATTTTTTGCTGTTTTGATAAAGGAAATTTAGTTGTTTTGTTCAACGCTTTCCAAAAGAAAACTCAAAAAACACCAAAAAAAGAAATTGAATTAGCTCTTAAATTGAAAAATAAATATTTAAATTCTAAAAAATAG
- a CDS encoding DUF6943 family protein encodes MLNFKVRTYNSEKETPENSIFILSRGKNAGKPLFEPCPNCFILYCRNETEKENLYWIFYTLWKNGFFHPYLCGSVIDMLRLSELKKVLQKWIIPSFSKMEQNGKILQDIKAVYQLEQHYSKQLKQLAELRSVLVQKYYYKI; translated from the coding sequence ATGCTCAATTTCAAAGTACGCACGTACAATTCCGAAAAGGAAACGCCTGAAAATTCAATTTTCATTTTATCAAGAGGAAAAAACGCAGGAAAACCGCTTTTTGAACCTTGCCCGAATTGTTTTATCCTATATTGTAGGAACGAAACCGAAAAAGAAAACCTGTACTGGATATTTTACACCCTTTGGAAAAACGGATTTTTCCATCCGTATCTCTGCGGAAGTGTAATTGATATGCTTCGACTTTCAGAACTCAAAAAAGTCCTTCAAAAATGGATTATTCCAAGTTTTTCCAAAATGGAACAAAACGGAAAAATCCTGCAGGACATCAAAGCGGTCTATCAACTCGAACAACATTATTCCAAACAATTGAAGCAACTTGCAGAACTTCGTAGTGTTCTTGTACAGAAATACTATTACAAGATTTGA
- a CDS encoding CBASS cGAMP synthase, which translates to MADNHSTFLEFNDIIRLNSTKKKQLRTSRKSVRDDISKYFKDNREKHSVSFKGQGSFPMDTTILPINNEYDVDDGVYIFGKSEDRPSVQTAHDWIYDAVKNRTDQETLDKKSCIRVQYAAQYHIDLPIYYKTEKGHESEIDEEIPLLAHKTNGWIESDPYKFVKWFDEQANGKPQLKRIIRYLKAWADHRSEKNKSLKFPNGLIFTILACKHFSDNSRDDKSLLDTLKNIQSSIDDRFPFYGSYECYRPTIDTNEDLLNKFSAETVKNNFLDELKKIIESGNQAIEMESAKDSCSKWQKHLGDRFPCQNITEDSEKLAKSFSVQEIFRHDNKSA; encoded by the coding sequence ATGGCAGATAATCATTCTACATTTTTAGAATTTAATGATATTATTCGGTTAAATTCTACTAAAAAGAAACAGTTGAGAACTTCAAGAAAATCGGTTAGAGACGATATTTCTAAATACTTTAAAGATAATCGAGAAAAACATTCGGTTAGTTTCAAAGGACAAGGATCTTTTCCTATGGACACTACAATTTTACCTATAAATAATGAGTACGATGTTGATGATGGTGTTTACATCTTTGGTAAATCTGAAGATAGACCTTCTGTACAAACAGCTCATGACTGGATTTATGATGCTGTAAAAAATAGAACGGATCAAGAAACTTTAGATAAAAAATCATGTATTAGAGTTCAGTATGCAGCACAATACCATATTGATTTGCCTATTTACTATAAAACAGAGAAGGGACATGAATCTGAAATTGATGAAGAAATTCCTTTGCTCGCACACAAAACAAATGGATGGATTGAGAGTGATCCGTATAAGTTTGTAAAATGGTTTGATGAGCAGGCGAATGGTAAACCCCAACTAAAAAGAATAATAAGATATTTAAAAGCTTGGGCAGATCATCGTAGTGAAAAAAACAAAAGCTTGAAATTCCCAAATGGATTAATCTTCACAATATTAGCATGTAAACATTTTTCTGATAATTCGAGAGATGATAAATCACTATTGGATACATTAAAAAATATTCAATCAAGTATTGATGATCGTTTTCCATTCTATGGTTCTTACGAGTGTTATAGACCTACGATAGATACAAATGAAGATTTGTTAAATAAGTTTTCTGCAGAAACTGTAAAAAATAATTTCCTTGATGAGCTAAAAAAAATTATAGAATCTGGTAATCAAGCAATAGAAATGGAAAGTGCAAAAGATTCTTGTTCTAAATGGCAAAAACATTTAGGGGATAGATTTCCTTGTCAAAATATTACCGAAGATTCAGAAAAATTAGCAAAATCATTTTCAGTACAAGAAATTTTTAGACACGATAATAAATCAGCATAA
- a CDS encoding VapE domain-containing protein, which yields MKTSLFKNFNEVVENKNIIEILNNIQSGVYRNQITYLRKSLADNKTEAAERAKKSLPAFTPSATFKGGRKMEFLQQYNQLVVLDIDKLSLEKLTDTKQKAKENEFVFSAFISPSGNGLKVFVKVNSELEQHKEAFIKLQNYFEKLLEIEIDKSGKDSTRLCFVSFDSELYLNENSAIFSIIEQPVDCHTERSRSVPEKYQSSTDNYTTIYEHCVRFTEKKESFVEGNRNNFVFQLANNLNRKGLPESMALGYLLADYGYNDKEVTEAVKSAYGNSEQHNIDTFKPRNSNGRNENKKTVTLSGVEVSKRVKEGDPDFEDEEEKPSFIDKLEMFLNNRYNFRYNTVLGKLEFKLLNSSKWKPMTDFSENSILREILKAKVKCNINSLRNLLHSDYCEMYDPFVEYFNNLPENTDETDWIEQLADTITTTKQDLWRLCFKKWFVAMVACVLDEKQVNQTVIVFSGKQGLGKTTWIEKLMPKTLKEYIFSGTINPSNKDTLIHLAECMLINLDELENLNRTEIGTLKEIITKTHIRMRKAYGHNNENMPRRASFAGSVNTAQFLNDTTGSRRFLCFEVEHIEYTHEIDINKVYVQALKLKNEGFRHWFNQEEIKEINQNNEQYQLRSPEEELLLTWFEPATRENANAYYNASQIAVRLSEVAKLNVTDGTVNKLGKALKKHQFQRFSRNHAYVYAVKEMSYEQVEAKNKDNGIPPIEPPTQQKIPFRFDN from the coding sequence ATGAAAACCTCATTATTCAAAAACTTCAACGAAGTTGTAGAAAACAAAAACATCATAGAAATTCTGAACAATATCCAATCTGGAGTTTACAGAAATCAAATCACGTATTTACGAAAATCTTTGGCAGACAATAAAACCGAAGCAGCAGAAAGAGCCAAGAAATCACTTCCGGCATTTACTCCAAGTGCTACATTCAAAGGAGGTCGGAAAATGGAATTTTTGCAACAATACAATCAATTGGTTGTTTTGGATATTGATAAATTGAGTTTGGAAAAACTAACTGATACGAAGCAAAAAGCAAAAGAGAACGAATTTGTATTTTCAGCATTTATAAGTCCTTCAGGAAATGGTTTGAAAGTATTTGTAAAAGTAAATTCAGAATTAGAACAACATAAAGAAGCATTCATAAAACTGCAGAACTATTTTGAAAAACTTTTAGAAATCGAAATAGACAAATCCGGAAAAGATAGTACAAGACTATGCTTTGTTTCCTTTGATTCCGAATTATACTTAAATGAAAATTCTGCAATATTTTCTATAATTGAACAACCTGTAGACTGTCACACTGAGCGAAGTCGAAGTGTCCCCGAAAAATACCAATCATCAACCGACAACTATACTACAATCTACGAACATTGTGTTCGATTTACTGAAAAAAAAGAATCATTCGTGGAAGGCAACCGTAATAATTTTGTTTTTCAGTTGGCAAATAATCTCAATAGAAAAGGGCTTCCGGAATCTATGGCTTTAGGTTATTTGTTAGCAGATTATGGATATAATGACAAAGAAGTTACGGAAGCGGTAAAAAGTGCTTATGGTAATTCCGAACAGCATAATATCGATACTTTCAAACCAAGAAATTCAAATGGAAGAAACGAGAATAAAAAGACTGTCACATTGAGCGGTGTCGAAGTGTCTAAAAGAGTAAAAGAAGGAGATCCCGATTTTGAGGACGAAGAAGAAAAACCAAGTTTTATCGATAAATTGGAAATGTTTCTCAATAATCGTTACAATTTCAGATACAATACCGTTTTAGGAAAATTAGAATTTAAACTTTTGAATTCCTCCAAATGGAAACCAATGACTGACTTTTCAGAAAATTCCATATTAAGAGAAATCCTGAAAGCCAAAGTAAAATGCAACATCAATTCCTTACGGAATCTCTTGCATTCCGATTATTGCGAAATGTATGATCCTTTTGTAGAATACTTCAACAATCTCCCTGAAAATACAGATGAAACCGATTGGATAGAACAATTGGCAGATACCATTACAACAACAAAACAGGATTTGTGGCGGTTATGTTTTAAGAAATGGTTTGTGGCTATGGTGGCTTGTGTATTGGACGAAAAACAGGTCAATCAAACGGTAATTGTCTTTTCAGGAAAGCAAGGATTAGGAAAAACAACATGGATAGAAAAGCTAATGCCGAAAACACTTAAAGAATACATTTTTTCAGGAACCATCAATCCGAGCAATAAAGATACTTTGATACACCTTGCAGAATGTATGCTCATAAATTTGGACGAATTAGAAAATCTGAACAGAACCGAAATTGGAACGCTTAAAGAAATCATTACGAAAACCCATATCAGAATGCGGAAAGCCTATGGACACAATAATGAAAATATGCCGAGAAGAGCCAGTTTTGCAGGAAGTGTAAACACTGCACAATTTCTGAATGATACCACAGGTTCACGCCGTTTTCTTTGCTTTGAAGTAGAACATATAGAATATACCCACGAAATTGATATTAATAAAGTTTATGTTCAGGCTTTAAAATTAAAAAATGAAGGTTTTCGCCATTGGTTCAATCAGGAGGAAATCAAAGAAATCAATCAGAACAATGAGCAATACCAATTACGAAGTCCTGAAGAAGAATTACTATTAACATGGTTTGAACCTGCAACAAGAGAAAATGCAAATGCCTATTACAATGCTTCGCAAATAGCAGTGAGGTTGTCCGAAGTTGCCAAACTAAATGTGACTGATGGAACGGTAAACAAATTAGGAAAAGCATTGAAGAAACATCAATTTCAAAGATTTTCACGAAACCATGCTTATGTGTATGCTGTAAAAGAAATGTCTTATGAACAAGTTGAAGCCAAAAATAAAGACAACGGAATTCCACCAATTGAACCACCAACACAACAAAAAATACCCTTCCGATTTGATAATTGA
- a CDS encoding WG repeat-containing protein gives MKNIPCIKFLILLIFSNISVFGQNNNIKISDNLFIERRNNIHGVVDSLNNIIIPFEYNYISFKNSVFIVEKGENSGILNFQNKEIVPINFKYIIPKKNNLFIICTKSPKCGLIDNKGKIILPTIFNDINSNLYEEYYLVENEKGLFGVYDIKGNNIYPEEYIFYKEDNYKVFAQKDNKAYILDLENLSKTVILDENISFIKTANNFTIGEKRYQIFKQNGKFGVINSSNTVVIPPSYDKLTPSQNWKYYIIEQNNKKGLINIENKIIKDMKYDEIQLIKEYIILKAAGKKDEFYSYE, from the coding sequence ATGAAAAACATCCCTTGTATTAAATTTTTAATATTATTAATTTTCTCAAACATTAGTGTATTTGGGCAAAATAATAATATTAAAATTTCAGATAATCTATTCATAGAAAGGAGAAATAATATTCATGGTGTCGTTGATAGCTTAAACAATATTATAATTCCTTTTGAATATAATTATATTTCTTTCAAAAATTCTGTATTTATCGTAGAGAAAGGAGAAAATAGTGGCATTTTGAATTTTCAAAATAAAGAAATTGTTCCTATAAATTTTAAATACATAATACCCAAAAAAAATAACCTTTTTATAATTTGTACTAAGAGTCCAAAATGTGGTTTGATTGACAATAAAGGAAAAATAATACTTCCAACAATTTTTAATGATATAAATTCAAATTTATACGAAGAATATTACTTAGTTGAAAATGAAAAAGGGCTCTTTGGAGTTTATGATATTAAGGGAAATAATATTTATCCTGAAGAGTACATATTTTACAAAGAAGATAATTATAAAGTATTTGCCCAAAAAGATAATAAAGCTTACATTTTAGATTTAGAAAACCTTTCAAAAACAGTTATTTTAGACGAAAACATTTCTTTTATAAAAACAGCAAACAATTTCACTATTGGTGAAAAAAGATATCAAATTTTTAAACAAAACGGAAAATTTGGTGTAATTAATTCCTCAAATACAGTTGTTATACCACCAAGCTATGATAAACTCACACCTTCACAAAATTGGAAATATTATATCATTGAACAAAATAATAAGAAGGGATTAATTAATATTGAAAACAAAATCATCAAGGATATGAAATATGATGAAATTCAATTGATAAAGGAATATATTATTTTAAAAGCAGCCGGTAAAAAAGATGAATTCTATTCTTATGAATAA
- a CDS encoding helix-turn-helix domain-containing protein, which yields MKNKISDVNNFDELLNIKYGEIGTEKRDEFEEKAQYFVISEMLKEARKEAKMTQEQLAEKVGTKKSYISRLENGKCDIQLSTLYKIFEFGLGRRINLLIN from the coding sequence ATGAAAAATAAAATAAGTGATGTGAATAATTTCGATGAATTATTAAACATCAAATACGGGGAAATAGGAACTGAAAAACGCGATGAATTCGAAGAAAAAGCACAATATTTTGTAATTAGTGAAATGTTGAAAGAAGCACGTAAAGAAGCGAAAATGACACAAGAGCAACTTGCTGAAAAAGTTGGAACTAAGAAAAGTTATATTTCAAGATTGGAAAATGGTAAATGTGATATTCAACTTTCAACTTTATATAAAATTTTTGAGTTTGGACTTGGAAGAAGAATTAATTTACTAATTAACTAA
- a CDS encoding helix-turn-helix domain-containing protein has product MEAIILSKDQFDGLMFKVNEISEKLNSKNNPKQDVFLDNEEFLKMMKISRRTAQTWRDEGKISFSQVGNKIYYKLSDVEKTLQNYYNKSFAK; this is encoded by the coding sequence ATGGAAGCAATAATTTTATCCAAAGACCAATTCGATGGTCTGATGTTCAAAGTAAATGAAATTTCAGAAAAACTAAATTCAAAGAACAATCCGAAGCAGGATGTATTTTTGGATAATGAAGAATTTCTAAAGATGATGAAGATTTCCCGCAGAACCGCTCAAACGTGGAGAGACGAAGGAAAGATTTCATTTTCGCAGGTGGGTAATAAGATTTACTACAAATTGTCGGATGTAGAAAAGACCTTACAGAATTATTACAACAAATCTTTCGCAAAGTAA
- a CDS encoding Mov34/MPN/PAD-1 family protein, which produces MIEELLVDFDVIMLRIYSEVILVFKKYKQEANNKNESGGVLSGFYLDEYSYRITDASVPTELDRSGKYFFNRAKGSAQSFISKLFKKSKGRKIYLGEWHTHPEDIPTPSYLDIRSIKKQIKTVNLNTSRIFLVIVGRKKTYLGIYDTKGNLIVENHIII; this is translated from the coding sequence ATGATAGAGGAGTTATTGGTTGACTTCGATGTGATAATGCTAAGAATATATTCTGAAGTAATTTTAGTATTTAAAAAATATAAACAAGAGGCAAATAATAAAAATGAATCAGGAGGTGTTTTATCAGGTTTTTATTTGGACGAATATTCATATAGAATTACTGATGCATCAGTTCCTACAGAATTAGATAGGTCAGGAAAATATTTTTTTAATAGAGCTAAAGGAAGTGCACAAAGTTTTATAAGTAAACTATTTAAAAAAAGTAAAGGTAGAAAGATTTATCTTGGAGAATGGCATACTCACCCAGAAGATATTCCTACTCCTTCATATCTTGATATAAGATCTATTAAAAAACAAATTAAAACTGTCAATTTAAATACATCTCGTATATTTTTAGTTATTGTAGGGCGTAAAAAAACTTATTTAGGCATTTATGACACCAAAGGTAATTTGATTGTAGAAAATCATATTATTATATAA
- a CDS encoding DUF5675 family protein, giving the protein MRIKIIRVAEGKQSTLSHLYIDGIFQCFLLEDKIRLVKIMKQTAIPTGEFYLTLNTWGGMNKTYANTYPVMHRGMIEIDGLPTFDAVYIHVGNTITQTAGCPLTGLSWIKKDGDFQVLQSREAYKIIYPKLLKVVQGTDKGILVENNFQF; this is encoded by the coding sequence ATGAGAATAAAAATAATCAGAGTTGCCGAAGGCAAACAAAGTACATTATCCCATTTGTATATTGACGGAATTTTTCAATGTTTTCTATTAGAGGATAAAATACGTTTGGTTAAAATAATGAAACAAACCGCCATTCCTACGGGAGAATTCTATTTAACCTTAAATACTTGGGGCGGTATGAATAAGACTTACGCCAATACTTATCCCGTTATGCATCGGGGAATGATAGAAATTGATGGTCTACCTACATTTGATGCTGTATATATTCACGTTGGAAATACTATTACGCAAACTGCAGGTTGTCCGCTTACCGGATTGAGCTGGATTAAAAAAGATGGGGATTTTCAGGTTCTTCAAAGTCGTGAAGCCTACAAAATTATTTATCCAAAACTTCTTAAAGTTGTTCAGGGAACGGATAAAGGAATTTTGGTAGAAAACAATTTTCAATTCTAA